Proteins encoded by one window of Actinomycetota bacterium:
- a CDS encoding ABC transporter ATP-binding protein has protein sequence MLAVENLEVVYDDVLLVLKGVSLTVPDGAIVALLGANGAGKTTTLRAVTGLLGLHRGEITKGRVSLDGRRIDRLEAPEIVRAGIGQVMEGRRVFAELSVEENLRVGGYPKPKQLAEGLDRVYGLFPLLKERRGQVAGYLSGGEQQMLAIGRALMTSPRYLLLDEPSLGLAPLVVAQIRDLLLEVNRQGTAVLLVEQNASMALSIAGHGYVMEVGKLVLDKPAAVLAQDEDVREFYLGLHAGGHARSFRDVKHYRRRKRWLS, from the coding sequence ATGCTCGCCGTGGAGAACCTGGAAGTCGTCTACGACGACGTCCTGCTGGTCCTCAAGGGGGTCAGCCTCACGGTGCCCGACGGCGCCATCGTCGCCCTCCTCGGCGCCAACGGCGCCGGCAAGACCACCACCCTGCGGGCCGTCACCGGCCTGCTCGGCCTGCACCGGGGCGAGATCACCAAGGGGCGGGTCTCCCTCGACGGCCGGCGCATCGACCGGCTGGAGGCCCCCGAGATCGTGCGGGCCGGCATCGGCCAGGTGATGGAGGGCCGGCGGGTGTTCGCCGAGCTCAGCGTGGAGGAGAACCTGCGCGTCGGCGGCTATCCGAAGCCCAAGCAGCTGGCCGAGGGGCTGGACCGCGTGTACGGCCTGTTCCCGCTGCTCAAGGAGCGCCGGGGCCAGGTCGCCGGCTACCTGTCGGGCGGGGAGCAGCAGATGCTGGCCATCGGCCGGGCGCTCATGACCAGCCCCCGCTACCTGCTGCTGGACGAGCCCAGCCTCGGCCTGGCCCCGCTGGTCGTGGCCCAGATCCGCGACCTCCTGCTCGAGGTCAACCGCCAGGGCACGGCCGTGCTCCTGGTCGAGCAGAACGCCAGCATGGCCCTGTCCATCGCCGGTCACGGCTACGTCATGGAGGTCGGCAAGCTGGTCCTGGACAAGCCGGCGGCCGTGCTGGCCCAGGACGAGGACGTGCGCGAGTTCTACCTGGGCCTGCACGCCGGCGGCCACGCCCGCTCGTTCCGGGACGTCAAGCACTACCGGCGG
- a CDS encoding ATP-binding protein, whose protein sequence is MLLGVPLWAGWAAGVRGRRGPARPRPAARGGPGGPEAIRQGSAGAMQELRAALGVLRDPGGRPARAPAPGLGQLAELVAGVAGAGRTVEVVVEGDPGELPPAADLAAYRVVQESLTNVVKHAGPATATVRVAYEPGQVTVEVTDNGMELASDGMESASG, encoded by the coding sequence TTGCTGCTGGGGGTGCCGCTGTGGGCCGGGTGGGCGGCCGGCGTCCGGGGCCGGCGTGGCCCTGCACGTCCTCGACCGGCGGCCCGAGGAGGCCCGGGCGGCCCTGAGGCGATCCGCCAGGGCAGCGCCGGGGCGATGCAGGAGCTCCGGGCCGCCCTCGGGGTCCTGCGCGACCCCGGCGGCCGGCCGGCGCGGGCGCCCGCGCCCGGCCTGGGCCAGCTGGCCGAGCTGGTCGCCGGGGTCGCCGGGGCCGGCCGGACCGTGGAGGTGGTCGTCGAGGGCGACCCGGGCGAGCTCCCGCCAGCGGCCGACCTGGCCGCCTACCGGGTGGTCCAGGAGTCCCTGACCAACGTGGTCAAGCACGCCGGCCCGGCCACGGCCACGGTCCGGGTCGCCTACGAGCCCGGGCAGGTGACGGTGGAGGTCACCGATAACGGCATGGAGTTGGCCTCTGACGGCATGGAGTCGGCCTCCGGCTGA